A genomic segment from Desulfurispirillum indicum S5 encodes:
- a CDS encoding NAD(P)-dependent oxidoreductase codes for MLDVFFYEAFEEEAEALRRFLPAGIRAGFTAHTIQEERHVHPPADIISIRTQSAIPGHWATALKGVLSRSTGFDHIQRYRWETGHSVHAGYLPLYCHRSVAEQAMLLWMALLRRLPQQMDQFNRFHRDGITGCEAAGRTLMVAGVGNIGYEVCRIGRGLDMEVIGVDIDERHRDVYYLGPDEAIGRADVIVCSMSLNHGNRHYFNSTRFQQAKRGAVFVNIARGELSPAIDLVEALDMGVLSGVALDVYEEEKELAVSLREGGSAASDSARWTMELAKRQNVILTPHNAFNTTESVQRKSRQSVEQVEHFLLHGAFLWPVPSQHGPG; via the coding sequence ATGCTGGACGTTTTTTTCTATGAAGCCTTTGAAGAAGAAGCCGAGGCGCTGCGCCGTTTCCTGCCTGCCGGGATTCGGGCCGGGTTCACTGCCCATACCATTCAGGAGGAACGCCACGTTCACCCTCCCGCGGATATCATCAGCATCCGTACTCAGTCGGCGATTCCCGGACACTGGGCAACGGCGCTCAAAGGAGTACTCAGCCGCAGTACGGGCTTTGATCATATTCAGCGCTATCGTTGGGAAACCGGCCACTCGGTGCATGCCGGCTACCTGCCCCTCTACTGTCATCGCTCCGTCGCGGAGCAGGCCATGCTCCTGTGGATGGCTCTGCTGCGCCGTCTGCCCCAGCAGATGGATCAGTTCAACAGGTTTCACCGCGACGGCATCACGGGTTGTGAGGCGGCGGGGCGCACCCTCATGGTGGCGGGCGTCGGCAATATCGGCTACGAGGTCTGTCGCATCGGTCGCGGCCTGGACATGGAGGTGATCGGTGTCGATATCGATGAGCGTCACCGCGATGTCTACTACCTGGGCCCCGATGAGGCCATCGGCCGGGCTGATGTGATCGTCTGTTCCATGTCCCTTAACCACGGCAACCGCCACTACTTCAACTCCACTCGCTTTCAGCAGGCCAAACGGGGTGCGGTGTTTGTCAATATCGCCAGGGGCGAGCTCTCGCCGGCCATTGATCTGGTTGAGGCGCTGGATATGGGCGTGCTCTCCGGTGTCGCGCTGGATGTGTATGAGGAGGAAAAGGAGCTGGCCGTCAGCCTGCGCGAAGGCGGTAGTGCCGCCAGTGACAGTGCCCGCTGGACCATGGAACTGGCGAAGCGGCAGAATGTCATCCTGACGCCCCATAATGCCTTCAATACCACCGAATCGGTGCAGCGCAAATCCCGCCAGAGTGTGGAGCAGGTGGAGCACTTCCTGCTGCACGGTGCTTTCCTGTGGCCGGTGCCCAGTCAGCACGGGCCGGGTTAA
- a CDS encoding proton-conducting transporter membrane subunit, with product MIYSLLPLWILLTPLTAALIIFALGEERQFLRIVVNILAAVLKMVLVGIMLWGVERGHFFGLTFEVVPGISLAFFADGFTMLFLVLSALLWLITTIYAIAYLEHAPNRCRFFGFFSLCMAATMGIATAANMFTFFIFYELLTLSTYPLVVHRGTAKALRGGKVYLAYTLGGGALLLLGMVWLQSLGGGQHFVEGGTIGFLLAEYRWQLQAIFVLMIIGVGVKSALIPFHGWLPEAMVAPAPVSALLHAVAVVKAGAFGIVRIVHDVFGVPLVKLLGMAQILLIFAAATIVYGSVRALMQTDIKKRLAYSTVSQVSYITLGIAMGSPLAAMGGIVHLMHQGLMKITLFFCAGNLAETYDISRVDQMNGIARRMPWTMGAFSLAALAMIGIPPMAGFISKWYLGLGAVESRHYWVIAVLLASTILNAAYFLPLIYRAWFRQPTIEWPRPSELGFRHETHLGLLIPTLITALLALSAGLFAGVAYSPKSWVEFIVRGLVM from the coding sequence ATGATCTACAGCCTGCTGCCCCTGTGGATTCTCCTGACGCCCCTGACGGCAGCCCTGATTATATTTGCCCTTGGGGAAGAACGCCAGTTCCTGCGGATCGTGGTCAATATCCTGGCAGCGGTGCTCAAGATGGTGCTGGTGGGGATCATGCTCTGGGGGGTGGAGCGTGGTCACTTCTTTGGCCTCACCTTTGAGGTGGTGCCGGGCATCTCTCTGGCGTTCTTCGCCGATGGCTTCACCATGCTCTTTCTGGTGCTCTCAGCGCTGCTGTGGCTGATTACCACTATCTACGCCATTGCCTACCTGGAACACGCCCCGAACCGCTGCCGTTTCTTCGGCTTCTTCAGCCTGTGCATGGCAGCCACCATGGGGATTGCCACGGCGGCCAACATGTTCACCTTCTTCATCTTCTACGAACTGCTCACCCTGTCCACCTATCCGCTGGTTGTGCATCGCGGCACAGCCAAGGCACTGCGTGGCGGGAAAGTCTACCTGGCCTATACCCTTGGCGGCGGAGCGCTGCTGCTGCTGGGCATGGTCTGGTTGCAGAGCCTGGGTGGCGGACAGCACTTTGTGGAGGGGGGGACCATCGGGTTTCTGCTGGCGGAATATCGCTGGCAGCTACAGGCGATATTCGTGCTCATGATCATCGGTGTGGGGGTCAAGTCCGCTCTGATTCCCTTCCATGGCTGGCTGCCTGAAGCCATGGTGGCCCCCGCGCCGGTCAGCGCCCTGCTGCATGCGGTTGCGGTGGTGAAAGCGGGAGCCTTCGGCATTGTGCGCATCGTCCACGATGTCTTCGGGGTGCCCCTGGTCAAACTTCTGGGTATGGCGCAGATCCTGCTGATCTTTGCCGCCGCGACCATTGTCTACGGCTCGGTGCGCGCCCTGATGCAGACGGATATCAAGAAACGGCTGGCCTACTCCACGGTCAGTCAGGTCTCCTATATTACCCTGGGTATCGCCATGGGCAGCCCACTGGCGGCCATGGGGGGGATTGTGCACCTGATGCACCAGGGACTGATGAAAATCACCCTCTTCTTCTGTGCCGGAAATCTGGCGGAGACGTATGACATCAGTCGTGTTGATCAGATGAACGGCATCGCCCGGCGCATGCCCTGGACCATGGGCGCCTTCAGCCTGGCGGCACTGGCCATGATCGGCATTCCGCCCATGGCTGGCTTCATCAGCAAGTGGTACCTGGGGCTTGGCGCGGTGGAGTCCCGCCACTACTGGGTTATCGCTGTGCTACTGGCCAGCACCATCCTCAATGCCGCCTACTTCCTGCCCCTGATCTATCGCGCCTGGTTCAGGCAGCCCACCATTGAATGGCCCCGTCCTTCGGAGCTGGGGTTTCGCCATGAGACGCATCTTGGCCTGTTGATTCCGACTCTGATTACGGCTCTCCTGGCTTTGAGCGCCGGACTTTTCGCCGGCGTGGCCTACAGTCCGAAAAGCTGGGTGGAGTTTATCGTGCGCGGCCTGGTGATGTGA
- a CDS encoding monovalent cation/H+ antiporter complex subunit F, which yields MSAWYLGAALFLLLNLFAGLLRVFRGPTHADRMLSVELFGTTTVAMLLLLAYAMDMTALLDVALLLVLLAVVATIAFVRGTGKFFR from the coding sequence ATGAGCGCCTGGTATCTGGGAGCAGCTCTCTTTTTATTGCTGAACCTCTTCGCGGGGCTGCTGCGTGTCTTTCGCGGCCCCACCCATGCCGACCGCATGCTCTCGGTGGAGCTCTTCGGTACCACTACGGTTGCCATGCTCCTGCTGCTGGCCTACGCCATGGATATGACCGCCCTGCTGGACGTGGCCTTGCTGCTGGTACTGCTGGCAGTGGTGGCCACCATCGCCTTTGTGCGGGGTACCGGGAAGTTCTTCCGCTGA
- a CDS encoding NADH-quinone oxidoreductase subunit K, whose product MSQFAIFGTTSIILFAMGLYGIFTRPHLFRKILAANIMAVSVFLLLITIAQRNPELADPVPHAMVLTGIVVSVSATAFGLSLLRRLNRRQIPPYLDVCVEPEADARAVTKTGEET is encoded by the coding sequence ATGAGTCAGTTTGCCATTTTCGGAACCACGTCCATTATCCTCTTTGCCATGGGGCTGTATGGCATATTCACGCGTCCCCATCTCTTTCGCAAGATTCTGGCCGCCAATATCATGGCCGTATCGGTTTTCCTGCTGCTGATCACCATTGCCCAGCGCAATCCCGAGCTGGCGGACCCGGTTCCCCACGCCATGGTGCTGACGGGGATCGTGGTTTCCGTCAGTGCCACCGCCTTCGGCCTGTCGCTGCTGCGCCGCCTGAATCGTCGTCAGATTCCGCCCTATCTGGATGTCTGTGTCGAGCCCGAAGCCGACGCGCGCGCGGTGACCAAAACCGGGGAGGAGACATGA
- a CDS encoding EAL domain-containing protein, translating into MPAEFLARTERRLFRRILRGFVLLIAFLAFGLSGFYSYQQLQLLKQYSSDFKDSYIDSQFALLREHLQREVTIIRSELLQGTFDPAMTLERLRQHRIGPRLNGYFFALEVRSMRGGPDFARHLLLPIDPSQVGVPMDSSLQDKHGFAYREVYLQQLRETGTARVTYWYEKPDAERTVSEKTSYLVLLPELDWIIGAGLYLDDIEEVIASHTHQQRQRLLASFVFSVLITAVFIVAALYFAWNYNLNLMSLLRSLRKQIQDREEKLVALNNSLQNRVDQAAVELERQYLVDALTGMGNRARLARDLAFVRSPRTFCLVDVDGFREINEIFGISSGDILLQELARRIQECCEGGVVYRFSGDNFVVLCPRVEDSALSRYLETLHDCLVDNSHTPPAIADVQFNVTVVGTNEASNPLGRLEMTMHHAKAQRRNTLCYSEEFNAVQRYRQNIAITQKIRQAIDEDSVFPVFQPICDLQSCEITKYECLMRIRHGDEVLSPGEFLSVAQRSKLYPRLVGIMLRKSFAAFANNHYMFSINLSYADIVNEDIRQSIMDLLTPHNAARVIFEILESEGIDNYGEVSRFIQQVKELGCKVAIDDFGSGYSNFEHIMKLQVDYIKLDGSLVHGLRDDPRNLHIVESIVFFAGKVGIHIVAEFVSEQELVEIVRRLGIAYAQGYAIGRPEPELLLQPPFECGNGSRPLGE; encoded by the coding sequence ATGCCTGCGGAATTTTTGGCCAGAACCGAGCGGCGTCTTTTCAGGCGTATTCTGAGGGGGTTTGTTCTGCTGATTGCCTTTCTGGCTTTCGGTCTCAGCGGATTTTACTCCTATCAGCAGCTTCAGCTTCTGAAGCAGTACAGCAGCGATTTTAAAGATTCCTATATCGACAGCCAGTTTGCTCTTCTGCGCGAGCACCTGCAGCGCGAGGTGACGATAATTCGCTCAGAGCTGCTCCAGGGCACGTTTGATCCTGCCATGACTCTGGAGCGCCTGCGCCAGCATCGCATCGGTCCGAGGCTCAATGGCTACTTCTTTGCCCTGGAGGTGAGGAGTATGCGTGGCGGCCCGGATTTTGCCCGGCATCTGCTGTTGCCGATAGATCCTTCCCAGGTCGGTGTCCCCATGGACTCGTCATTGCAGGACAAGCATGGTTTTGCCTACCGCGAAGTCTATCTGCAGCAGCTGCGGGAAACGGGTACGGCGCGGGTTACCTACTGGTACGAAAAGCCGGATGCCGAGCGAACCGTCAGCGAAAAGACCAGTTATCTGGTGCTTCTGCCTGAGCTGGACTGGATTATTGGTGCAGGTCTCTATCTTGATGACATTGAAGAGGTTATTGCCTCCCATACCCACCAGCAGCGCCAGCGTCTGCTGGCCAGCTTTGTCTTCTCGGTGCTGATCACGGCGGTCTTTATTGTGGCGGCGCTGTACTTTGCCTGGAATTATAATCTGAACCTGATGTCCCTGCTGAGGAGTCTGCGCAAGCAGATCCAGGATCGCGAAGAGAAGCTGGTTGCCCTGAATAACAGTCTGCAGAACCGGGTGGACCAGGCGGCTGTCGAGCTGGAGCGTCAGTATCTGGTGGATGCGCTGACGGGCATGGGCAATCGCGCTCGTCTGGCCAGGGATCTGGCTTTTGTGCGCAGTCCACGTACCTTCTGCCTGGTGGATGTGGATGGTTTTCGGGAGATTAACGAAATATTCGGCATCAGCAGTGGCGATATTCTGCTGCAGGAGCTGGCTCGCCGCATTCAGGAGTGCTGTGAGGGCGGGGTGGTCTACCGTTTTTCCGGCGACAACTTTGTGGTTCTCTGTCCCCGGGTTGAGGATTCAGCACTGAGCCGCTACCTGGAAACTCTCCACGACTGCCTGGTGGATAATTCCCACACACCTCCCGCTATTGCCGATGTGCAGTTCAATGTGACGGTAGTGGGCACCAACGAGGCTTCCAATCCCCTTGGACGCCTGGAGATGACCATGCATCACGCCAAGGCGCAGCGCCGCAATACCTTGTGCTATTCCGAGGAGTTTAACGCGGTGCAGCGCTATCGCCAGAATATTGCCATCACGCAGAAGATCCGGCAGGCGATTGATGAGGATAGTGTCTTTCCGGTGTTTCAGCCTATCTGCGACCTGCAGAGCTGCGAGATTACCAAGTATGAGTGTCTGATGCGCATCCGCCATGGCGACGAGGTCCTGAGTCCCGGAGAGTTTCTCAGTGTGGCTCAGCGCTCCAAACTCTACCCGCGCCTGGTGGGGATCATGCTGCGCAAATCCTTTGCAGCCTTTGCCAACAACCATTACATGTTCAGCATCAATCTCTCCTACGCCGACATCGTCAACGAGGATATCCGCCAGTCCATCATGGATCTGCTGACGCCTCACAACGCAGCTCGCGTGATTTTTGAGATCCTGGAGTCAGAAGGTATCGACAACTACGGGGAGGTTTCGCGCTTTATTCAGCAGGTCAAGGAGCTGGGGTGCAAGGTTGCCATTGACGATTTCGGCAGCGGATACTCCAACTTTGAACACATCATGAAGCTGCAGGTTGACTATATCAAGCTCGATGGCTCACTGGTGCATGGTCTGCGCGACGACCCCAGGAATCTCCATATAGTGGAAAGTATTGTCTTTTTCGCCGGGAAGGTGGGCATTCACATCGTGGCCGAGTTTGTCAGCGAACAGGAGCTGGTGGAAATAGTCCGGCGTCTGGGTATCGCCTATGCCCAGGGGTATGCCATCGGCAGGCCAGAGCCGGAGCTTCTGCTTCAGCCGCCATTTGAGTGTGGGAACGGGAGCCGTCCCCTGGGTGAATGA
- a CDS encoding complex I subunit 5 family protein, whose translation MSAFLSLDAASSMVLLVFVPLLGAMFCFLASLRSSLWILWLAVFSSLLLALLQLSSGVARTRVVHYAMGGWEPPLGIAFAADGFSLLLLWLTWFCGVCIGLYALGYWRERTARQHLFWSAFFVLIAALNALYLSADIFNLYITLELLTFASIALITLAATTPAFHASMRYLIAAMVGSLVYLLGVALAYAGAGTLNLYALGQNLDMSQPYAFAALGLMSCGLFIKSALFPLHFWLPPAHSSAPAPVSALLSALVVKGSLYLLIRLWFWPFAELNSVLTGQLIGLLGSCAILYGSLQALRQERLKLIIAYSTVAQLGYMLLLFPLATLVAWHGAMYQLLAHGLAKSALFLAAGNVILVNGHDRLEGLRMPHSHLAVSLFAFALGAISIMGLPPSGGFLAKWLLLRAAMNLGQWWWALVALVGGLLAAAYLFKVLRAIFMREADGSAISRSTATPVARIPFAMNAAPLILALGAIAMGFLGMPVFDMLTASFPVDTPGGAP comes from the coding sequence ATGAGTGCCTTCCTGTCTCTGGATGCCGCTTCGTCCATGGTTTTGCTGGTTTTTGTTCCCCTGCTGGGGGCGATGTTCTGCTTTCTGGCCAGTCTGCGCTCCTCGTTGTGGATACTGTGGCTGGCGGTTTTTTCATCGCTTCTGCTGGCGCTGTTGCAGCTCAGCAGCGGGGTTGCCCGGACCAGAGTGGTGCACTACGCCATGGGAGGGTGGGAGCCGCCCCTGGGCATTGCTTTCGCCGCCGATGGCTTCAGCCTGCTGCTGCTGTGGCTGACCTGGTTCTGCGGTGTCTGCATCGGCCTGTACGCTCTTGGCTACTGGCGGGAGCGCACGGCGCGGCAACACCTTTTCTGGAGTGCGTTTTTCGTGTTGATCGCGGCACTGAACGCCCTCTACCTGTCGGCGGATATTTTTAATCTCTATATCACCCTGGAGCTGCTCACCTTCGCCTCCATTGCCCTGATCACATTGGCGGCTACCACTCCGGCCTTTCATGCCAGTATGCGCTATCTGATTGCCGCCATGGTAGGGTCTCTTGTCTACCTGCTGGGGGTGGCGCTGGCCTATGCGGGCGCGGGAACCCTCAACCTGTATGCCCTGGGTCAGAATCTGGATATGTCGCAACCCTACGCCTTTGCGGCGCTGGGACTCATGTCCTGCGGACTGTTCATCAAATCCGCCCTCTTTCCGCTGCATTTCTGGCTTCCCCCTGCCCACTCCAGCGCGCCGGCACCGGTGAGCGCCCTGCTCTCGGCTCTGGTGGTGAAGGGCTCGTTGTACCTGCTGATACGACTGTGGTTCTGGCCTTTTGCTGAGTTGAACTCGGTTCTGACCGGGCAGTTGATCGGTCTGCTGGGATCCTGTGCCATCCTCTACGGCTCGCTGCAGGCCTTGCGACAGGAGCGTCTGAAGCTGATTATCGCCTATTCCACGGTAGCCCAGCTTGGCTATATGCTGCTGCTGTTTCCCCTGGCAACCCTTGTGGCATGGCACGGAGCCATGTACCAGCTGCTGGCCCATGGCCTGGCCAAGTCGGCGCTCTTTCTGGCGGCGGGCAATGTGATCCTCGTCAACGGCCATGATCGCCTGGAGGGGCTGCGTATGCCCCACTCCCACCTGGCGGTGAGCCTCTTTGCCTTTGCACTGGGGGCCATCAGTATTATGGGCCTGCCACCCAGCGGCGGCTTTCTGGCCAAATGGCTGCTGCTGCGGGCAGCCATGAACCTGGGCCAGTGGTGGTGGGCCCTGGTTGCCCTGGTGGGAGGACTGCTGGCGGCGGCTTACCTCTTTAAGGTTCTGCGTGCCATTTTTATGCGGGAAGCCGATGGCAGCGCCATATCCCGCTCCACGGCCACGCCTGTTGCGCGAATACCCTTTGCCATGAACGCGGCTCCACTGATTCTGGCTCTGGGGGCCATAGCCATGGGTTTTCTGGGAATGCCGGTCTTTGATATGCTGACGGCGTCTTTTCCGGTGGATACGCCGGGAGGTGCGCCATGA
- a CDS encoding Na+/H+ antiporter subunit E: protein MPLFRSPRLRLLLYVYYLLFFCFLWAIVSGNQGWGIGLIAIAGAMVSVTLFPVPLLNFHPRKALGFFFYFVTNSLQSGISVARIAFHPALPLYPFWMRYRFHLPPGPARTLFVAIISLLPGTLSADMEEDFVRIHTVGADSTATRERLAKQLFDLEEHVAATFGEKLDADQQSIEQEYGL from the coding sequence GTGCCCCTGTTTCGTTCGCCACGTCTGCGCCTGCTGCTCTATGTCTACTACCTGCTGTTCTTCTGCTTCCTGTGGGCGATTGTCTCCGGTAACCAGGGCTGGGGTATCGGCCTGATTGCCATTGCCGGTGCCATGGTAAGCGTCACCCTGTTCCCGGTTCCCCTGCTGAACTTTCATCCCCGCAAGGCTCTGGGTTTCTTTTTCTATTTTGTCACCAATTCCCTGCAAAGTGGTATTTCCGTCGCGCGTATCGCCTTCCATCCCGCGCTGCCCCTCTACCCGTTCTGGATGCGTTACCGCTTTCACCTGCCGCCAGGGCCGGCCCGTACCCTCTTTGTGGCCATCATCAGTCTGCTGCCGGGAACGCTCAGCGCCGACATGGAAGAGGATTTCGTGCGTATCCACACCGTGGGGGCCGACAGTACTGCCACCCGCGAGCGCCTCGCGAAACAACTTTTTGACCTTGAGGAGCATGTGGCCGCAACTTTCGGTGAGAAGCTTGACGCCGATCAGCAATCCATAGAACAGGAGTATGGCCTATGA
- a CDS encoding hydrogenase subunit MbhD domain-containing protein produces the protein MTTLGSLFDLLLAIGLLWLAWRTLVHPQLFRSLVFFVVFGLVMAISWARLQAPDLALVEAAVGAGLTGAMLLNTYRDLEKGKPGHWSELHDELEASRLNPSTLFLSAGALVLLALLGWSLWRLPDSELLIAGAVQQNLAHSGASHPVTAVLLNFRGYDTLLEIVVLFLAIIGVWSFHVLSPIDDGRQLPLDYSELVVALVHRLVPLIIIVSGYLLWVGAHGPGGAFQAGVILASIGIIFSLTGNLAPAAESTPGVRFFIILGLLVFIGVGFGTMIFHEGFLDFPHAWAGALILTIEFSLMISIALILVLLFNNAAGMRRR, from the coding sequence ATGACGACCCTTGGTTCCCTGTTCGATCTGCTGCTGGCAATCGGCCTGCTGTGGCTGGCCTGGCGGACGCTGGTGCATCCCCAGCTCTTTCGCTCACTGGTGTTCTTCGTGGTCTTTGGCCTGGTGATGGCGATCTCCTGGGCCCGCCTCCAGGCGCCCGACCTGGCCCTGGTGGAAGCGGCGGTGGGGGCGGGCCTGACCGGAGCCATGCTCCTCAATACCTATCGCGATCTGGAAAAGGGGAAGCCGGGCCACTGGAGCGAGCTGCATGATGAGCTGGAGGCTTCCCGCCTCAATCCTTCCACATTGTTTCTTTCGGCGGGTGCCCTGGTGCTGCTGGCCCTGCTGGGCTGGAGTCTGTGGCGTCTGCCCGACTCGGAGCTGCTGATTGCCGGCGCGGTGCAGCAGAACCTTGCCCACAGCGGCGCTTCCCATCCGGTAACGGCGGTTCTGCTGAACTTTCGCGGCTACGATACCCTGCTGGAAATCGTGGTGTTGTTTCTGGCTATTATCGGCGTCTGGAGTTTCCACGTCCTCTCTCCCATCGATGATGGCCGTCAGCTTCCCCTGGACTACTCCGAGCTGGTGGTGGCACTGGTGCACCGCCTGGTTCCCCTGATTATTATCGTTTCCGGATACCTGCTCTGGGTAGGGGCCCACGGGCCTGGCGGCGCCTTTCAGGCGGGGGTTATCCTGGCTTCCATCGGCATTATCTTCAGCCTGACCGGAAATCTGGCACCGGCGGCGGAATCGACGCCGGGAGTTCGCTTCTTCATCATTCTCGGGCTGCTGGTCTTTATCGGGGTTGGCTTTGGTACCATGATCTTCCACGAAGGCTTTCTGGATTTTCCCCATGCCTGGGCCGGCGCGCTGATTCTCACCATAGAGTTCTCCCTGATGATCTCCATTGCCTTGATCCTGGTGCTGCTCTTCAACAACGCAGCGGGGATGAGGCGACGATGA
- the mnhG gene encoding monovalent cation/H(+) antiporter subunit G: MLEILSIILIIIGCIFFFAGTVGLLRFPDVFTRLHALTKADNVGLGFVCLGLVVNAASIWVALKIFLIWLLALFASTVSCYLLARYGLYSMLRGGEKRDGGS; encoded by the coding sequence GTGCTGGAAATTCTGTCCATCATCCTGATCATCATCGGCTGCATCTTTTTTTTCGCTGGCACGGTGGGCCTGCTGCGCTTTCCTGACGTCTTCACTCGCCTGCATGCCCTGACCAAAGCCGACAACGTGGGACTGGGTTTTGTATGCCTGGGCCTGGTGGTCAATGCGGCTTCCATCTGGGTTGCCCTCAAAATTTTTCTGATCTGGCTGCTGGCCCTCTTCGCTTCCACGGTTTCCTGTTATCTGCTGGCTCGCTATGGCCTCTACAGCATGCTGCGCGGTGGTGAGAAGCGGGATGGTGGGTCATGA
- a CDS encoding complex I subunit 5 family protein, whose product MDALLWLTIVFPLAVALLLGTKARRYVLLLIPASALVAIGVALLPYQQLSMPWLLLGSRIGTDAVNVVFLLLAGVLWSISALFARGYMADKVNLKRFYLFFLLSMAGNLGAILALDLVSFYTFFAMMTFCAYGMIIQDGRDSSLRAGKVYLVLAIMGEALLLAGMFTIGRQLGNVDLQQLPLVYDQLANPTVTAGLLMAGFAVKMGAVPVHVWLALAHPSAPVPASAVLSGIIIKTGLLGWLRFLPLGTFLVMDGLGVAMVIMGVVSALFGAVVGMVQRKPKTVLAYSSISQMGLVTCLVGLGLLFPHSWEIIFAVLLIFILHHGLAKSALFLGVGMTSHHARYSGPLLLIPALALAGFPFTSGFLAKGGFKEVVSALPHEAISLYGPVLLSLSTVLTTLLLARFVFLAWPERARTGTFQASLLRWCTLPWLLNIWLLLLLPFFAAHFVSRPVLSQFPLGSLLEGALTILAAAAFAWLLWRFVGTLPRWARIREGDLLNPVTGWLNRLLFWLILERSQWLFPKEKSLPQSGPMPLEKPLIRLEAYLCRTPLVGIAVLLLLLGLVALFVAGN is encoded by the coding sequence ATGGATGCGCTGCTGTGGCTCACCATCGTCTTTCCCCTGGCTGTAGCGCTCCTGCTGGGAACCAAAGCCCGGCGCTACGTGCTGCTGCTGATTCCCGCCAGCGCCCTGGTGGCCATTGGGGTGGCCCTGCTGCCCTATCAGCAGCTTTCAATGCCCTGGCTGCTGCTGGGGAGTCGTATTGGTACCGACGCGGTCAATGTGGTCTTTTTGCTGCTGGCTGGGGTTCTGTGGAGCATCAGTGCGCTCTTCGCCCGTGGTTATATGGCCGACAAGGTGAATCTCAAGCGCTTCTATCTGTTTTTTCTGCTGAGTATGGCGGGGAACCTCGGAGCCATACTGGCTCTGGATCTGGTGAGTTTTTACACGTTCTTCGCCATGATGACCTTCTGCGCCTACGGCATGATTATTCAGGATGGCCGTGACAGCTCCCTGCGGGCGGGAAAGGTGTATCTGGTGCTGGCCATCATGGGAGAAGCGCTGCTGCTGGCCGGCATGTTCACCATCGGGCGTCAGCTTGGCAATGTGGATCTGCAGCAGCTGCCCTTGGTGTATGATCAGCTCGCCAACCCCACCGTGACTGCTGGTCTGCTGATGGCGGGTTTTGCCGTGAAAATGGGCGCGGTGCCCGTGCATGTCTGGCTTGCGCTGGCGCACCCCAGCGCCCCCGTGCCCGCCAGCGCGGTGCTCAGTGGTATTATCATCAAGACGGGTCTGCTGGGCTGGCTGCGCTTTTTGCCCCTCGGCACCTTTCTGGTTATGGATGGACTGGGGGTCGCCATGGTGATCATGGGGGTGGTGTCTGCCCTCTTCGGGGCGGTGGTGGGCATGGTGCAGCGCAAGCCAAAGACGGTGCTGGCCTACTCCAGTATCAGTCAGATGGGCCTGGTGACGTGCCTGGTCGGCCTGGGACTGCTCTTTCCCCACTCCTGGGAGATCATATTCGCCGTTCTTCTCATCTTTATCCTGCACCATGGCCTGGCCAAATCGGCCCTCTTCCTGGGGGTCGGTATGACCAGCCATCATGCCAGATACAGCGGCCCCCTGCTGTTGATTCCCGCCCTGGCTCTGGCGGGTTTCCCCTTCACCAGCGGATTCCTGGCAAAGGGTGGCTTCAAGGAGGTGGTCTCTGCCCTGCCCCATGAAGCCATCAGCCTGTACGGACCAGTGCTGCTCAGCCTGAGCACGGTTCTGACCACGCTTCTGCTGGCGCGCTTTGTCTTTCTGGCCTGGCCTGAGCGCGCGAGAACCGGCACATTTCAGGCATCGCTTTTGCGCTGGTGCACCCTGCCCTGGCTTCTGAATATCTGGCTGCTGCTCCTGCTGCCTTTTTTCGCTGCTCACTTTGTCAGCAGGCCGGTGCTCAGCCAGTTCCCCCTCGGTTCCCTGCTGGAGGGCGCCCTTACGATTCTGGCCGCCGCTGCCTTTGCCTGGCTGCTGTGGCGTTTTGTTGGCACGCTGCCTCGCTGGGCGCGTATTCGCGAAGGGGATCTGCTGAATCCGGTGACCGGATGGCTCAATCGGCTGCTCTTCTGGCTGATTCTGGAACGCAGTCAGTGGCTCTTTCCCAAAGAGAAATCTCTGCCGCAATCCGGCCCCATGCCCCTGGAAAAGCCCCTGATTCGCCTTGAGGCGTACCTGTGCCGCACCCCGCTGGTTGGAATCGCGGTGTTGCTCCTGCTGCTTGGCCTGGTGGCGCTTTTCGTAGCCGGAAACTGA